In the Carboxydothermus pertinax genome, TCCTTACCAGCTGCTCCCATAAAATAACCCCATTCCTTTTATTTTGTTTCTTTATGCACCGTATGAGCATTGCAGGTAGGGCAGTATTTTTTTAATTCAAGTCTACCTGGGTCATTTTTCTTATTTTTACTGGTAGTATAATTACGGTGCTTACATTGGGTACACTCTAATGTTACTGTAACTCTCACTTTAACCATCCTCCTAAAAATAAAAAAATCATGGGCAATTTACAATTTTACCTAATATAATCTATCATAATACCCCAGAC is a window encoding:
- the rpmG gene encoding 50S ribosomal protein L33; its protein translation is MRVTVTLECTQCKHRNYTTSKNKKNDPGRLELKKYCPTCNAHTVHKETK